From a single Stigmatopora argus isolate UIUO_Sarg chromosome 4, RoL_Sarg_1.0, whole genome shotgun sequence genomic region:
- the aldh5a1 gene encoding succinate-semialdehyde dehydrogenase, mitochondrial: protein MTMTTNMTARMLSTTRVVGLACRRFGWDAIAAAAAPLVRTRAYVDGRWLDAQDDFAVVDPGAAARTEIARVADCGPEEAKQAVDAAHQAFRRWKDVTAKERGAVLRKWAHLMEQHKEDLARIITFESGKPMKESLGEVSYSASFLDWFSEEARRVYGDVVPSPSKDRKILLLKQPVGVASFITPWNFPSAMITRKAGAALAAGCTVVVKPAEDTPLSALALAELSCQAGVPPGVFNVVPCSRERAPSVGRVLCTDPLVAKISFTGSTATGKVLLKMAADTVKKVSMELGGHAPFIVFDSADVDEAVRGAMASKFRNSGQTCVCSNRFLVQSSVYDAFLAKLGAAMDRELKLGHGGEPDTTQGPLINDRAADKVVGQVEDALSRGARLLRGGGRLGSSFVAPTLLADVSPDMLCMREETFGPLVPVVRFATEGEALAIANSSRTGLAGYFYSADMSQIWRVAEALEVGMVGVNEGLLSAAEGSFGGVKESGLGLEGSKYGVDEYLHVKYVCMGGLAG from the exons ATGACGATGACGACCAACATGACAGCGAGAATGCTGAGCACGACGCGGGTCGTGGGGCTGGCGTGTCGTCGCTTCGGCTGGGACGCCatcgctgccgccgccgcccccctgGTCCGCACGCGAGCCTACGTGGACGGCCGCTGGCTGGACGCGCAGGACGACTTCGCGGTGGTGGACCCCGGCGCCGCCGCCAGAACCGAGATCGCGCGCGTCGCCGATTGCGGCCCGGAAGAGGCCAAACAAGCCGTGGACGCCGCCCACCAGGCTTTCCGCCGATGGAAGGACGTCACGGCCAAG GAGCGCGGTGCCGTGCTGAGGAAGTGGGCCCACCTGATGGAGCAGCACAAGGAGGACCTGGCCAGAATCATCACCTTTGAGAGC GGCAAGCCAATGAAAGAGTCGCTGGGGGAGGTGTCTTACTCGGCGTCCTTCCTTGACTGGTTTTCCGAAGAGGCGCGTCGCGTGTACGGCGACGTGGTGCCGTCGCCCTCCAAGGACCGGAAGATCCTCCTCCTGAAGCAGCCGGTGGGCGTGGCTTCCTTCATCACGCCG TGGAACTTCCCCAGCGCCATGATCACCAGGAAGGCCGGTGCCGCGCTGGCCGCCGGATGCACCGTGGTGGTCAAACCGGCCGAGGATACGCCTCTTTCTGCTCTGGCCCTGGCTGAG CTGTCGTGCCAGGCGGGTGTCCCCCCCGGCGTCTTCAACGTGGTCCCCTGCTCCAGAGAGCGGGCCCCCTCGGTGGGCCGCGTCCTGTGTACCGACCCTTTGGTGGCAAAGATCTCCTTCACGGGCTCCACCGCCACCGGCAAG GTTTTGCTGAAAATGGCCGCCGACACCGTCAAGAAGGTCTCCATGGAGTTGGGGGGCCACGCCCCTTTCATCGTCTTCGACAGCGCAGACGTGGACGAGGCGGTGCGAGGAGCTATGGCCTCCAAGTTCAGGAACTCCGGACAG ACGTGCGTGTGCTCCAACCGCTTCCTGGTGCAGAGCTCCGTCTACGACGCCTTTTTGGCTAAGTTGGGCGCCGCCATGGACCGCGAGCTAAAGCTGGGACACGGCGGCGAGCCAGACACCACGCAGGGACCCCTCATCAACGACAGGGCGGCAGACAAG GTCGTCGGTCAGGTGGAGGATGCCCTCTCCCGTGGGGCCCGCCTCCTGCGGGGCGGCGGGCGTCTTGGCAGCTCCTTCGTAGCGCCCACGCTGCTGGCGGACGTCAGCCCTGACATGTTGTGCATGCGAGAGGAAACCTTCGGGCCCCTGGTTCCCGTAGTCAG GTTTGCGACTGAAGGGGAAGCGCTCGCCATCGCCAACTCATCCCGAACGGGCCTGGCAG GTTACTTCTACTCGGCGGACATGTCTCAGATCTGGCGAGTGGCCGAGGCCTTGGAGGTGGGTATGGTAGGCGTCAACGAGGGGCTGTTGTCCGCTGCCGAGGGCAGCTTCGGAGGCGTCAAGGAGTCCGGTCTGGGCCTGGAGGGCTCCAAGTACGGCGTGGACGAGTACCTCCACGTCAAGTACGTCTGCATGGGCGGCTTGGCCGGCTAG